The genomic interval CGCACTGTCGGAAGCGCAGAAGAAGATCATCGACGACCACTGCACGCCGGAATGGGCCTCCAAGGTCACCGACCCCTGGACCGACTTCGAGGCCAACGGCCGCGTCAAGATGAAGGCGCTGCAGGACCACGAGGTCTATCCGCTGACCGATGCGCAGCTCGCCGAATGGAAGAAGGCGACCAAGCCGCTGCGCGACAGCTGGGCCGAGCAGGTCAAGAAGTCCGGTGGCGATCCCGCCGCGGTCGAAGCCGATCTGCAGAACGCGCTGAAGAAGTACGACGCGGGGTTGTGAGCCTCTGCGTGGTCGTTCCGGGATGCGCGTATCGCGCGCAGACCCGGAATCTCGAGGTCGCACGATCGAGATTCCGGGTTCGCTCGCTGCGCGAGCGCCCCGGAATGACTTTTTCAGTGTGATTGACGCAATACCAACGATCGAGCTCCGATGAGTTCTCCTCCCGACGACAAGCTCCGCGACCGGCTGCCTGGCGCCCTGACGACGCGGCGCTTTTCCAAGAACGGCATGGACCGTTTCATCGACGCGATCGAATGGATCGCGGCGTTCTTCGTCGGCATCGTCGCGCTGAACACGTTTCTGGCCGTGTTCATGCGCAAGTTCTTTTCGGTGACGATCCCGGACTACTACAATTTCGGTCAGTTCATGCTCGGTGTGCTGATCTTCTGGGGCATCGCCGCCACTTCCTACCGCGGCTCGCATATCACCGTCGATCTGGTGTGGGCGGCGGCATCGCCGCGCTGGCAGCGGATCATCGACATCTTCGCCACTCTGGTCCTGCTGTTCGTCGTCAGCGTGCAGACCTACACGCTGTTCGACAAGGTGGTGACCACCAAAGCCGACCACATCGTCACGATGGACCTGCAGATCCCGATCTGGCCGTTCTATCTGGTGTCGTGGATCGGCGACGTCTCCGCCGTGCTGCTGATCGCGATTCGAACCTTCCGGCTGATCTTCCATCCGGAGCAGATGCGCGAAGTGCGCATGAAGCCGGTGGAGTAAGCCGCGATGCTGACCAACGAGACGGTGGCCGCGATCGGCTTCGTCAGCCTGTTCGTCCTGATGCTGCTGCGCGTGCCGGTCGGCATGGCGATGGGCCTCGTCGGCGTCACCGGGTTCGGCTATCTCACCGGCTTCGAGCCGGCACTGAAGCTGGTCGGCCAGACCACGATGCGCACCGTCACCGACTATTCGTTCGGTGTGATTCCGATGTTTCTGCTGATGGGCGCGTTCGTGTCGGCGTCGGGCATCAGCCGCGAGCTGTTCCGCGCCGGCAACACCATCGTCGGGCATTGGAAGGGCGGACTCGGCATCGCCACCATCGCGGCCTGCGGCGGCTTCGCGGCGATCTCCGGCTCGTCGGTGGCGACCGCCGCGACGTTCTCGGCGGTGGCCTATCCGGAGATGCGCCGGTTCGGCTATCCGCAGTCGTTCTCGACCGGCGTGATCGCGGTCGGCGGCACGATCGGCGCGATGCTGCCGCCGTCGACCGTGCTGGCGGTGTACGGCATCATCACCCAGCAGGACATCGGCAAGCTGTTCATCGCCGGCATCTTGCCGGGCCTGCTGGCGATCGTGATGCACATGATCACGATCTGGATCATCGGCGTGGCGCGGCCGGGCTTCCTGCCGGCGGGGCCGAAGAGTTCGTGGGGCGACCGCCTCGCGGCGTTCCGCGACGTGTGGTCGCCGCTGCTGCTGTTTTTGTTCGTGATCGGCGGGCTGTATGGCGGCTTCTTCATCCCGACCGAGGCCGGGGCGGTCGGTGCCGTCGGCGCGTTCCTGATCGGTATCTTGCGCGGCAAGCTCGACCGCGAGGGCATCCTGCAGTCGCTGCTGCAGGCGACCCGCACCGCGGCCGCGGTGTTCACCGTGCTGATCGGCGCGCTGTGCTTCGGCTACTTCCTCACCATCACCCAAACGCCGCAATACGTCACCGAATTCCTCACCGGGCTCGGCATCGGACCTTACGGCGTGCTGGCGCTGATCCTGCTGATGTATCTGGTGCTCGGCTGCCTGATGGACGCGATGGCAATGGTGATCCTGACCGTACCGATCGTGTTTCCGGTGGTCACGGCACTCGGCTTCGATCCGATCTGGTTCGGCATCATCATCGTGATGACGGTAGAGCTCGGCTTGATCCACCCGCCGGTCGGCATGAACGTGTTCGTGATCAAGAGTGTGATCAAGGACGTCAGCATGTCCACGGTATTTGCCGGCGTGCTGCCGTTCGTCGTCACCGATCTGATCCGGCTGGTGATCCTGATCGCGTTCCCGATCATCGCGCTGTGGCTGCCGATGCGGATGATTGGGTAGTTCGAAAACCTCGTCATGGCCGGGCTCGTCCCGGGCATGACGACCACCGTGGATGTATGCGATGACGCCGACCCTCGAAACTCGCTACGCCTTCACCGTAACGGCGCGGATCGGCGAGGTGACGTCGGCCGGCGAGATCGGCAGCGGCGTGCGCCGGATCATTCCGATCCTCGGCGGCGAGGTAAAGGGCGAGGGGATCAGCGGCAAGGTACTGCCGTTCGGCGCCGATTTCCAGATCATCCGGCCGAACGAACTGATCGAGCTGGAAGCCAAATATGCGTTCGAAACCGATGACGGTGCGGTGGTCTACGTCGAAAACATCGGCATCCGGTTCGGGCCGGTCGAATTGCTGCAGAAGCTGAAGCGCGGCGAGCCGGTCGACCCCAAGCTGATCTATTTCCGCACCCGGCCGCGATTCGAGACCGGCCACCCCAACTATCAGTGGCTGATGCAGCATTTGTTCATCGGCTCCGCCGCCCGCCACGCCGACCGCGTCGTGATCGACGTGCATCAGGTGCTGTGAGCACGGGGTGCTGCGATCTTCACCCTCCCCTGGAGGGGGAGGGGCGCTCGCGCAGCGAGCGGGGTGGGGTGACAGCCTCTCGTCCTGGCATGGACTAACCTCCGGCACGGTTGCGCTCTGCCGTGGAGGGAGAAGTCGACTTGGCGTAGTGAAGCCGGGGACACTTCTGCATAGGTGAGCTTCCGTGCCTGCGTCGCCCTCACCCCGATCCTCTCCCGCAAGCGGGAGAGGGGGCGCGCCTCGCCGGGTTGCGCTGCTGTGCGACGCCGCTGGCGCACATCCAGCGCAGCGGTTTATGAGCCCCAGTCCCCGCTTTTGCACGGCAATGCCGATTGACGTCGGGCTCAAGTGATTGTTATGATCTATAACTATTCTGCACAGGACGTAATAAGTGCTCACAGGAAACGCTCAGGCCGCGACGCTCGCGGACCCGTCGACGCTTGTCGTCGACACCGTCGGCCCCGTGCTGACGATCGGTCTCAATCGCCCCAAGAAACGCAACGCCCTCAATGACGGGCTGATGGCGGCGCTGAAGGACTGTCTCACCGACATTCCGGATGAGATCCGCGCGGTGGTGATCCACGGCATCGGCGATCACTTCTCGGCCGGCCTCGACCTCTCCGAACTGCGCGAACGCGACGCCACCGAAGGGCTGGTGCATTCCCAGACCTGGCATCGGGTGTTCGACAAGATCCAGTACTGCCGGGTGCCGGTGATTGCGGCGCTGAAGGGCGCTGTGATCGGCGGCGGGCTCGAGCTCGCCTGCGCGGCGCATATCCGCGTCGCCGAGGCGTCCGCCTACTACGCGCTACCCGAGGGCAGCCGCGGCATCTTCGTCGGCGGCGGCGGCTCGGTGCGGTTGCCGCGGTTGATCGGCGTCGCCCGGATGGCCGACATGATGCTGACCGGGCGCGTGTATTCGGCCGCCGAGGGCGTCATGCACGGCTTTTCGCAATATCTGATCGACAATGGGGCGGCCTATGACAAGGCGCTGGAGCTCGGCAATCGCGTCGCGCAGAACGCGCCGCTGACGAATTTTGCGGTGCTGCAGGCGCTGCCGATGATCGCCGAGGCCAATCCGCAGACCGGCCTGTTGATGGAATCGCTGATGGCGACCGTGGCGCAGAGCGACCAGGAAGCCAAAACGCGGATACGCGCTTTCCTCGATCACAAGACAGCCAAGGTTCGGCCGAGCTGAACGGAGCCGTGATGGACGCCATGACCGATCCCATTGCATTCGCCGCTACTGCCGACGGGCGTGACGCGGCTCACCCGCTGCGCGATATCTCGTTCGGCGAGATCGGCATCGCCACCGAGCGCAAGCCGGATGGCACGATCTACGTGCGCTCGACCACCACGCTCACCGATTATCCGGTGCGGATCACCGACCGGCTGCATCATTTTGCCGAGATCGCGCCGGACCGGGTATTCATGGCCGAGCGCAACGGCGAAGGCGGCTGGCGCAAGATCAGCTATGCCGAGATGCTGCGCGCCGCGCAGACCATCGCCTCGGCGCTGATCGCGCGCGGCCTGTCGGCCGAGCGGCCGGTGATGATCCTGTCCGGCAACTCGATCGACCATGCGATCGTGATGTTCGGCGCGCTGTATGCGGGCGTCGCAATGTGTCCGGTGTCTCCGCCATATTCGCTGGTGTCGAAGGATTACGGCAAGCTGCGGCACATCGTAGGGCTGCTGACCCCTGGCCTGATCTTCGCCGACGACATCACCGCCTTCGCCCCAGCGATCCTCGCCACCGTGCCGGAGGACGTCGAACTCGCTGCCACGCGTGGCGAGGTCAAGGGGCGCAAGGTGACGTCGCTCGGCGAATTGCTTGCGACGCCGGAGCATCCTGAGCTGGCCGCCAAGCACGAGGCGATCGGCCACGACACCATTGCGAAGTTTCTGCTGACCTCGGGATCGACCGGCAATCCGAAAGCGGTGATCAACACCCAGCGGATGATCTGCGCCAATCAGGTAATGATCCGCGAGGCGATGGCGTTCCTGAAAGACGAGCCGCCGGTGATTGTCGACTGGCTGCCGTGGAATCACACCTTCGGTGGCAACCACAATATCGGCCTGACGCTGTTCAACGGCGGTTCGATGTATATCGACGACGGCAAGCCGACGCCGGCCGGGATCGCCGCCACCATCCGCAATCTGCGCGAGATCGCGCCGACGGTGTATTTCAACGTCCCGAAGGGATACGAGTCGCTGCTGCCGGTGCTGCGGGAAGACCAGCAGCTCCGCAAATTGTTCTTCAGCCGCCTGCACGCGATGTTCTTCTCCGGCGCCAGCCTCGCGGCGCACGTCTGGAGCGGGCTCGACGAGGTCGCGGTGGCGGAGACCGGCGCGCGCGTGCCGATGCTCACCGGTCTTGGGGCGACCGAGACCGCGCCGTTCTTCATGTCGGTGACGCCGCAGACGTCGCGTTCGGGCCATGTCGGTCTGCCGGTGCCGGGCAACGAGGCCAAGCTGGTGCCGAACAACGGCAAGCTCGAAGTCCGCGCCAAGGGGCCGAACATCACGCCCGGCTATTGGCGCGCTTCGGAGTTGACCGAGAAGGCGTTCGACGAGGAGGGCTTCTACAAGCTCAACGACGCGCTGAAGCCGGTCGATCCGAACGATCTTTCGAGGGGCTTCGATTTCGATGGCCGCATCTCGGAGGACTTCAAGCTGGCGTCGGGCACCTGGGTCAGCGTCGGTCCGCTGCGCGCCAAGTTCATTGCTGCCTGCGCACCGCTGGTGCGCGACGTGGTGATCGCCGGGCTCGACCGCGATTATGTCACCGCGCTGGCGATCCTCGATCCAGACGGCTGCAAGCTGATCAACGCCACGCTGCCGCTGGAGGATCTGGCCGGCATGGCGGCCGACCATCTGATCCGCGAGGCGTTCCGCGAGCGCTTCGCCACGCTGCTGACGCAGGCGACCGGCTCATCGAACCGCGTCACCCGCGCCGTGCTGCTCGGCGAGCCGCTGTCGATCGATAAAGGTGAGATCACCGACAAGGGCTCGGTCAACCAGCGCGCCGTGCTGGAATATCGTGCCGCGCTGATCGCCGACCTGTACGCAGACCCGCCGCCCGCGCATGTGATCGCGCTGGAGTGAGGGGCAATGGTCTCCGTCATTCCGGGGCGCGGACGCAGTCCGCGAACCCGGAATCCCGAGATGATCTGTGCAAGAGATTCCGGGTTCGCCGCTGCGCGGCGCCCCGGAATGACCAACTGAGAGGTAGGCGACTTTCGATGTTCACCAACCGCCGTGAGGTGCAGATCCAGTGGGGCGATTGTGACCCGGCGGATATTGTGTACTACCCGCGTTACTTTGCGATGTTCGACGATTCCACCTCGGCGCTTTTTGTCGCAGCCGGATGCTCGAAGCGCGACCTGATCAAGGTCTATGGTCTGGTCGGGATTCCGATGGTGGATACCCGCGCCAAG from Rhodopseudomonas palustris carries:
- a CDS encoding TRAP transporter large permease, which produces MLTNETVAAIGFVSLFVLMLLRVPVGMAMGLVGVTGFGYLTGFEPALKLVGQTTMRTVTDYSFGVIPMFLLMGAFVSASGISRELFRAGNTIVGHWKGGLGIATIAACGGFAAISGSSVATAATFSAVAYPEMRRFGYPQSFSTGVIAVGGTIGAMLPPSTVLAVYGIITQQDIGKLFIAGILPGLLAIVMHMITIWIIGVARPGFLPAGPKSSWGDRLAAFRDVWSPLLLFLFVIGGLYGGFFIPTEAGAVGAVGAFLIGILRGKLDREGILQSLLQATRTAAAVFTVLIGALCFGYFLTITQTPQYVTEFLTGLGIGPYGVLALILLMYLVLGCLMDAMAMVILTVPIVFPVVTALGFDPIWFGIIIVMTVELGLIHPPVGMNVFVIKSVIKDVSMSTVFAGVLPFVVTDLIRLVILIAFPIIALWLPMRMIG
- a CDS encoding crotonase/enoyl-CoA hydratase family protein, yielding MLTGNAQAATLADPSTLVVDTVGPVLTIGLNRPKKRNALNDGLMAALKDCLTDIPDEIRAVVIHGIGDHFSAGLDLSELRERDATEGLVHSQTWHRVFDKIQYCRVPVIAALKGAVIGGGLELACAAHIRVAEASAYYALPEGSRGIFVGGGGSVRLPRLIGVARMADMMLTGRVYSAAEGVMHGFSQYLIDNGAAYDKALELGNRVAQNAPLTNFAVLQALPMIAEANPQTGLLMESLMATVAQSDQEAKTRIRAFLDHKTAKVRPS
- a CDS encoding TRAP transporter small permease; this translates as MDRFIDAIEWIAAFFVGIVALNTFLAVFMRKFFSVTIPDYYNFGQFMLGVLIFWGIAATSYRGSHITVDLVWAAASPRWQRIIDIFATLVLLFVVSVQTYTLFDKVVTTKADHIVTMDLQIPIWPFYLVSWIGDVSAVLLIAIRTFRLIFHPEQMREVRMKPVE
- a CDS encoding feruloyl-CoA synthase; translation: MDAMTDPIAFAATADGRDAAHPLRDISFGEIGIATERKPDGTIYVRSTTTLTDYPVRITDRLHHFAEIAPDRVFMAERNGEGGWRKISYAEMLRAAQTIASALIARGLSAERPVMILSGNSIDHAIVMFGALYAGVAMCPVSPPYSLVSKDYGKLRHIVGLLTPGLIFADDITAFAPAILATVPEDVELAATRGEVKGRKVTSLGELLATPEHPELAAKHEAIGHDTIAKFLLTSGSTGNPKAVINTQRMICANQVMIREAMAFLKDEPPVIVDWLPWNHTFGGNHNIGLTLFNGGSMYIDDGKPTPAGIAATIRNLREIAPTVYFNVPKGYESLLPVLREDQQLRKLFFSRLHAMFFSGASLAAHVWSGLDEVAVAETGARVPMLTGLGATETAPFFMSVTPQTSRSGHVGLPVPGNEAKLVPNNGKLEVRAKGPNITPGYWRASELTEKAFDEEGFYKLNDALKPVDPNDLSRGFDFDGRISEDFKLASGTWVSVGPLRAKFIAACAPLVRDVVIAGLDRDYVTALAILDPDGCKLINATLPLEDLAGMAADHLIREAFRERFATLLTQATGSSNRVTRAVLLGEPLSIDKGEITDKGSVNQRAVLEYRAALIADLYADPPPAHVIALE
- a CDS encoding DUF3237 domain-containing protein, producing MTPTLETRYAFTVTARIGEVTSAGEIGSGVRRIIPILGGEVKGEGISGKVLPFGADFQIIRPNELIELEAKYAFETDDGAVVYVENIGIRFGPVELLQKLKRGEPVDPKLIYFRTRPRFETGHPNYQWLMQHLFIGSAARHADRVVIDVHQVL